The nucleotide sequence TGTTTGATAAAAAAACCGTTTCAAGGCCTGGCATAAAGGCACCGTGGAGAAGGTAGATGCGTGCAGCATGCCGTACTTTCCCGCGCATCCCGGTAGTAGGTTTTCGTTCCACAATTTAACAATTTTACGGTCTTCGGAATGCGGGTCAAAGGAGACGCCATGGAACTGAAACCTTCCGACAAGAAGAAAGACCTTCTCGACCGTTATGCGCATCGCTTCGGGGCCATGCGCGTGAGAACGATGGGTCACCTGGGACTTGATGTTTTCGAGACAACGCGCGAGGGCTGCGTGTCGGTAGATATCGACGGCAGGACGATTCTCGACGCGCTGGCGCTGCAGGGTGTCTTCAACCTGGGACGGCGCCACCCCGCAATCGTGGAAGCGATGCGGAAAGGACTGGAACGCCTTGACCTGGGAAACAATTTCCTGATGTCCGAGGAACAGCTCATGCTCGCCGACAAGCTCGCCGCGACCACCCCGGGCAACGTCAACTGCGCCTTTTTCAGTTCCACGGGATCCGAAGCCGTCGACCTGGCCATAAAGATCGCGCGTGGATACACGGGACGATCGGGAATCATCTCGGCCGACGAGTGTTACCACGGCATCACGGGCTTCGCGCTCTCCACGAACAGCAATCCGGATTACATCGAACCCTTTGGTCCCCTCATGCCGGGATTCAGCCACGTGCCCTTTGGCGACATCGACGCCCTCAGGAAGGAGATTTCCGATGACACTGCCGCGGTCATTTTCGAGCCGATGATAGCCGAGGCCGGCCTCCTCATTCCGCCCGCCGATTTTTTCGGAAAGGTGCGCGAACTATGCGATGAGCACGACACGCTTCTCATCATCGACGAGGTCGTCACCGGTCTCGGCAGGACCGGGAAGTTCTGGGCCATCGAGCATTCCGCCGGCGTCGTGCCGGATATCATTATTTCCGCAAAGGGACTTACCGCGGGGATGTACCCCATGGCCGCGACCATGTTCACCGAGGATGTCGCCGATTTCTTTCTCACCTACCCGTATTGCCATTATTCCAGCACCGGGGGGTCCGATCTGGGCTGTGTGGTCGCTTCCGCGATGATCGACATCGTCAACAGGCCCGAATTTCTCCGCGAGATCAACGAAAAGGGGGAACGGCTTGCGCGCGGGTACAGACACCTGCTGGAAATCCATCCTTCTATCCTGGAAAGCTACGGGCAGATCGGCATGCACACGGTGTTGCGCCTCGCGGATCCCGCAGGCGGTTTCCGCATGAACCGCTACCTTGCTGAGGAAGGAATCTTTGCGCTTCTATCGACGAATAATACCGCCGCCATAAGAATCCAGCCGCCTTTTATAATTTCCGACGGGGAAATTGACCAGGTAATTGACGCGCTCGACGCCTCGTTAAAAAAAATGACGTAAGAATAATGGAGACGCATATGTCCGACATCAACGAATGCCTGAAAGC is from Spirochaetota bacterium and encodes:
- a CDS encoding aspartate aminotransferase family protein, producing MRVKGDAMELKPSDKKKDLLDRYAHRFGAMRVRTMGHLGLDVFETTREGCVSVDIDGRTILDALALQGVFNLGRRHPAIVEAMRKGLERLDLGNNFLMSEEQLMLADKLAATTPGNVNCAFFSSTGSEAVDLAIKIARGYTGRSGIISADECYHGITGFALSTNSNPDYIEPFGPLMPGFSHVPFGDIDALRKEISDDTAAVIFEPMIAEAGLLIPPADFFGKVRELCDEHDTLLIIDEVVTGLGRTGKFWAIEHSAGVVPDIIISAKGLTAGMYPMAATMFTEDVADFFLTYPYCHYSSTGGSDLGCVVASAMIDIVNRPEFLREINEKGERLARGYRHLLEIHPSILESYGQIGMHTVLRLADPAGGFRMNRYLAEEGIFALLSTNNTAAIRIQPPFIISDGEIDQVIDALDASLKKMT